TTGGAAGATGAAAGTGAACGCTTGAACCCTAacctctttctcttctccaatccttactctcaaataaactaagtgtTAATAAGGGCTCAGGCGCTTAGAATACTTATAAGGGACTCAAAGTAGTCCCAAAATGTCAGGGTTTTGGTTTGGAAAGGGTGGAAGAAGACCAAACTACCCTTCATAAAATTGACTCTGGCCGTCCACGAGTtggttctacgagtcatagggtCTTCTACGAGTTATAGAAGGCCACTCGTAGAACTGATCTAAAAAGTACACTTAGTCTATGACTCAAGTCTACGAAATGTAAAAAGTCTTACGGGTCGTAAAGACCCCTCATCCTACAACTTCACAAAAATCCTGAAAATCTGAGTCTCTTATGTTTCTCTATGGGTCATTTTTATGAGTCGTAAACAACCCTACTATTAGTCCTGTTGACTCGTAACCaaagtactgaggcttgtttTTTTCCAGAACTTTAGGCAAAGACTTTATTACTCGTTCCTACAAGTCATCAACATCTTTAAGAATTGTAAGGTGACTCATAAATCCTCTTCACACTTAGCTAAATATTCCCCTTTCAGtgtatcacgacccaacccaccAGGCCGTGCGGGCACCGGGCACCCACTCAATGACCTAAGTAGAAAAATCCTTACCCTGttatatgaaaatattgagGAATTTATAACAGATTTGAACCATTTGAAGATGGAAAATTCAAATGAATCTAAAGTAATCTAGTTTATACAAAATAACACTTAAACCCCCAAGGATAATAGTctaaaacaggtacaagagatTTTAAGAGTACaagatataaataaaataattgacacAACTCCTATCAATAAGGAAGGAAAAGTGGGAGCTGTCGGAAGATTATCTTCGCCTTCACTTAGGAAACTTCACTgacctgcaaccagactatgccaagtggcatagcaagagtaatATCAGTACAAAACAACATAATCGATCAATCTGATACCTGACACATAATATAAgaacagaaaaataaaagagatcataataattaaactttataaCTTTGTCCACCCATCTTGCTAGTAAACTCATCGCTCTCATACTTATGGTCTTCACCACTCTACTAACCACGGCCTTACTACCAATTCTGATTTACAAACTCGAGACCTATAGGTTATGGTCCCTCCATGCTACTGCTACGTTGTTCACCCACCATTACCAGTTCACAACTTTAGCCATTCAATGGTTCCACACAACTTATCACTAGTCTTGACCGAGATGTCTTACAACATATGAACCTAGCACATTAATAATTAACTCCAGATTCTATGTAACCACTATTACATCACTATCTCAATTTACAAACCCAAAAGGACGACTCCCCGTCAACAAGCAAACCCCACTCCTAAACCTGTGGAtataaaatatcacatacatcACATCGAGGCCTAACATGGTCCATCATCTTACACACAATTCCTTATAACTAACATATCACAATTTAATGGGTTCCTTTATAAATCCTCTTTCCCTAGCTCTTTTATAACTAACCTCATTAGTACACAGAATATAGACACCTTCcagtcctctcatggaaccatCCACACACACACAGTTGACCCTTTCAGGGGACGCAATCCAACcatatatgtgtcgaaatgtgacacccaatttaaaaatgtatcaaaatgtgacacccaattcaaatgtgtgtcggaatgtgacactcaatTCAAaatatgtcagaatgtgacacccgattcattTATGCAAATCAATCATAAATTACCAACAATAATCcacattatatcaccaagaacaaaaCCATCACAACACAGGCTAGTAAGTGGTCATTTCACCTATTCGATGACGtacttccctattcatatacacacatgcatactATGAAGCAGTTTAATAAGTGCATGAAACATATACGGAAAATAAAGCCATCACCTACGTTATTAACCCCTAAGGTTTATCACAAATAACCACATATTTTATATCAATGAACATACAACTACGACATTTACAACTTCACCTGTCTAAATACCATAATATCACAACCAACTTCTCTTAAATTCATTACCTAACTTTCTTATCCAGGTCACTTCAAGTTAGACCCCTAATATTACTCAAATTTCTGTCCATGATCCGTGACCCATAACTTAGTTATACGATTTCTCATTAAGTTCCCTTCTATACTACACAGTAGGTATAGATTTAACTACTCAGATAAaagaaacctagcctacctgggcacCAAGAAACTGTGAAGAGATAATGTGGGTGAAATCCTTAGTTCCAGATGTTCTACGGGCAAGACAGGACTGAattccatcatttgaaaatcgtCTAATGCTAAGAttctttttcctcttcttctcaaGTCAGGAGCAGCATTTGAAGGGTTTTTGCAGTAACACTTGTCTCTAACCTACCCTTGGAAGAAAtggaagaaataagaaaatcacgATTTAAGTTCTGTCCCACGTTTTCCCACTCTGGCGGCCACATCCCTGCTCTGGCGGCCCGCTATGACGGAACCATCCTGCTCTGGCGGGATGGTGGGACCCAATTGAAAATTATTCTTCTAATCTTAATTAACGACGATTCAGGTCGTTACACAATGCCAACCCTACGAGTCCATCCTACGATTCATAGAAtcctctacgagtcgtaggttgACTCGTAGCAACTGGCACAGTCCACTTTCCTCAATTCTTCCCATGGTCTCGAGCTTAGTTAGGTTAGGATAATACGGGGTGTTGCATGAAATAACATCCTAGAGTAGACTTTgctttttttgttttcaaagtAACTTTCATCAACTAGCACTATCTAAGAGAAATAACAAGGGAAAACTAAATATTTCCCCATTAGAAGCAAAGTatttacacacaaaaaaaaaaaaatggtcaCTTACAAATTCTACAGAAAAAATGGTATTTTTAGATCTcttatgaataaaaataaaaacatttataaaaacatcataaaattataaaataaaataaaataactgtAAATGGCCTACAAAATCAATTCTTTTAGTATTTACAGCATGAGCATTTAATTTTGATGTCCATCCGATTTTAAGCTTTACATAAGTATGACAGTAGCGCAACATATGCTTTTGTCTTTTTCGTTTGACATGTTCTTCTTTCGAGCgcttgttttttttgtttttttaaatcattcaattgttataaaatatattattcatgtGGATGTCCACTAAATGCAAACTTTCGATACTACTCTTCACCATTATGTATCACTTCCTCCATGATATCAAATCATTAATGTAACGTCTCTCCCCGCTCCGCGATCTTCCCCTTTATGTCATGTTTATGGAAATAGAGTATGAAAAGTTATATTGTATACATACTTGAACATATTTATTGAAAGAATGAGAAAGTTGTTCTCTTTTGTCTCTTTAATCTCTATTACTCTCATCTTTTAGTATTATTGTCTTATATATTACTCTCATTTTATAACATGAGTCTCATTATCTACCAGCATCTCCCACATTAAGCAAAAGAATTTACTGTTTTGACAATATGATATGTTGTCGTCTTGAATATAATTTGATAATTAACCTGTAATTGCCTCGTAGATACATAAGCCCAAACATAAATAGTACAAAGTGTATTCTACTCTACTATATAAGTCTTCTTATACTTCATAATCTAAATTTAATGTGGCCGATATTAATGATTGTTAAGGTTATCATGGAATTTTTTTAACTGAATATTGGATGGATAATTAGTCATACTTAATTGATAAATAAAGTGTTAACGTTGTTGGAAGAATTGAACCCACCAAATTCGTTAGACGACTAGAAGTGCATAACATGGATTTTAaatttggtgatattttcttgtGGTTATTAACTAGTAATTCATAATTACTTTTAAATGAGATatagttaaaatattttataattgaaatgtcaaaataaaatttaataactAGCTGCATTGTATAAATTGGACTTTCAAAAAGAttgtatatacaaatacaaattggaaaaattacctaaatacacaacttactttaccatattctctaaaattccctaccatttgaaaaaattataaaaattcataCTCTCTTATTCTccgatacatcactttatgggGTGTAACGATCGGATACATTACTTTACGCAATGTATCATGACGTTTTGGGATGTATCAGAATTTACCAAATTTaagggatttttgtaatttagaaAAGAGTTGGATTGaatgtaattagctcttaacacAATAAGATTTGTGTAATCCAACCATACAAATTTGCTTTAAAAATTTGTATATAAGCCCCTAAATTTGATTTGTAAACAAATACAAACctttagagatttgtatatgagttcctaaatatacaaatacaaaagaaaatataaattttctttagatatttatatatatgagctCCTAAATTCTCTTCCAAATTTGTATATGATTCctcaaatttatataataataaattttattaaattgtaaATGCGATTCATAATTATATGAAActataattatattaaataatatactaataatGTTCGATAATTTATGTAGTTTTTCCTTTATATATTCGGCCAATACTAAGGAAATGTTATGTGATAAGTCAAAACAAATCAGTTAACAGTTTGCAAAATTAAAAGCTTTCACAGGCGCATTTTGCCGCGTCGCCCACTTTCACGGACAATCCACCAGCCTCACTTGCGCCAAATTTGACATCAGCTTTCGCCTTATCAACCTGTTGATTGACACGATGCTTTCCAGAAAACAGTGCCACAATTATTTCACTTcacctatcttttcttttttatttccgTATGATGTTTTGTATTCGTATTAGAGtctgattaaatttaaattcgcGGTAAAAAGTCTTACATTAGGGATAAAACACTTTCTAACAAAGGTTATTCCATATCCAAGAAAACTCAAACCTGAAACTTCtgaataagaataaaaaaatacttatcacTCTATCATAAATTTTGATGGTATTTATTTCACATCACCTATTATTCAACTGCTACCCCCAAGAAAATTTAGACATTGCTACCCCCAAGAAAATTTAGAcattgcttcttcttcttcttttttttttaatttttttttatttaatatttgatatttatattaaattttgattagatgtaaaatttattttaattgtcaAATATGTTCTAACgggatttattttttattgatattcTTGACTAAAATTTGAAATGTCAAATTAGAAATAAACAAATACAGTCATTATCCATACGTGAGACATTTACTATTTGCTAACATCACTTCTCATACAACTAGGGAAGCATTTAATTACTATTTGTTAGAATATATACTCCTTTTGTTTCTTCTCCACTTTATTATTCTCCTCTCTAATGGAGGATCAAAATGCactagtaatttttttattatactttatttaaTTACCCAAGCACTATGGATAAGAGGAAGAatttagcttcttttttttttaatttcagttGAAGAAGCTTTATAacaatgtttatttttttaaaaaaggaagaatttagcatttattttctttttctttcaactttttttatttctattttatacTTCTTTCTATTCATAATAAATAGTTTTTGAGGTTTTGATATACccattaagaaaattatttaatgatATTAATTAAGAGGGTTATTTAGATTAAAATCTTATTTATATGCACTTAATCttaattatttgaatttcaGTCATTAAGTCTGTGTTTTTTTAGGTCTGAATGTTAATAATTCAAGTCGTAATCATTATGTTCATTTGTTTTCTTATGTTACAAATGGGTATGAGTAATTAACATCTATAACATAGATTTTATATCATTAAGATGCCGATTCAGAAATTTCTACAATAATGATAGTTGTTCAACTCCATCCATTCACCGCTACATCATCACCCACTATTGCCTACTACCCCCGTTGTTACCCTCAATTATCAACTATCACTAACCATAACCACTATCATTGTCAATTTCTACAATCGGTTGTCATCTTTATCAGCTATAATTTACAAACATTACCACCAACCACCATTACCATAACAACTACCACTATTAGTCATCACTATATAATGCCAATACTATAACTACGGGTAAGAACGGATAACAAGACACAGCAAtgctacctactaaccttctaccctattTCATGTCTTCCATAACCTCATATAGGCTATGTCTTCAGTACGCTGAAACTATGACGTGACATGTTTAATTAATTCTCCCTAATACTTCTTTGATCTAGTTCTACCTATCTTGAAACTATCTATTTTCAACCTCTCATTCCTCCGCACTCATTCATCCAAAAAAACCCTTCTTAACATGCCTGaatcatctcagtctcgctttcTATATCTTGTCCTCCATCGAAGCCACTTCTATTTTTTGAGGGTATcttcatttctaatcctatccCTCATAGTATGTCCACATATCTATCACTGCATCCTCATATCTGCAACTTTCAACTTCTGAATGAGAAAGTTTttgactggccaacactctgctcatacaacatagctggtctaactaTCACTCTATAGATATTGCCTTTAATTTTTTATGGCATCTTCTTATCACGCAAGACTCCGAATGCGAGACTTTATTTTATCCATCATCAACTCTGCACCATTACAGTGAGTGACATCCTCATCAGTATCCTCATTTCTTTGGATAATAGACCCAAGATGtgacatccctcaaaatgctcataagtgccttaagaatgccttaggAATAAGctgctcaagtaatgcatcatccttaatctttttgaaaaatctgagtttggaatatcgatcagggggtcaaaacctacggaaaaatagttttggtagatttttaggacccgtagatcgaaagatagatttctcaagaaactgcacaaaacagaaaggttcgcgacaagtccgcgtcgTGGACCTGGCAAGGGTTTTTGGCCGAGTtgtatttttagtaagggcgttttagacttttcttaaattgttagctaatgaacctagacgttttaggacctaattcaactctataaattaacctaaacctctaattctatttattcttctacaattcacctactcaaatatttctctctctacaaaagactctcaaggactccattaaagacttcaagtaaattcactcaagctctccatcaaaactctcaagttcttccaaattatttagtGTTCTTACTTaaagtatgtgggtattgattcatagattctttcatccatgaagcccaatcaatttctcaaggttttctatcaaattaaagtatggtattttatgggttttatgatctctattcctattgcatgaattatgattcaaagtatgattatgagtctattttgatataaattgatggttattccattaaattgaagagttttttcatgaattctcctattttgatttctagggttcatgatgaaaattatgagtatttttaattatactttctaataatattatttatatgaattatgtatgggctaaaagaaagtttatgatcatgcatgttttcaagtaaatttcatggttttcaaatcaattgatcatgcattcatgtcttaccttaatttcaagtacaagctatggtaatgaattttcaaaatatgaattatgattatgtatgtatgatttataatgtggaaggacaatacccgcattgcacttatgttatgaaaatgagctattctatgatttcaaacctatgataatgactatgatatatgaaattatgatttctatgctatgtatgtattccgtggaatttgacttatcaccgaatgtggacttgaggtggggactcaaaatatggggtccttatataaagtcgcTTGTTGCATagctacgtgccaccgtaggtacaaagggattagaggcgaatacccaaatctctaagaggtaagtacccgaaatatcaaggcttggagatGAGTACCCaggtctaagaactaggggtgagtacccggttcacacgactgcttagtggatccactgaggcatgtaggagtctaccttgataagtagtctccccctttcctctgatgtaggggtaacattgagattccatggtatagctcgcatggtcttattgtcggttatggttcttatcccacatatttaTGGTCTTCTCATgttctaaatgactaatcctatcttttactttatatgatactcttatgatttattatgcattgatccttcttaaacactacttatgatttttactacttctcttaTCATGCTGCTACAAATGGTCAGttgtacaaacatggttttctatgcgttgcattgcctacatacttagtacattccaacgtaccaatgcatactttttgcctacattgtctcaaaatgtaggggttgaggttgaagatcacactcatctacgtggctagttaagctttcctatcaaACGGTTATGGTGcatcctcatttatcggggactaatTATCGAGTAgtcattattttcaaagacttttgctatatttcatattgagggtgagctagagatatgtcttagcccccgcccatattcatgagtagaggcatctagttggacaaatgtttcgagtctatattgtcatatgtcgctcttaaatttctattcatgatttagactctcttatgatgttttcacttttactttaccttatgtatgcttatgatatgtacaagaggcttggttagagcctttaggggtttcgatcgccgtgttatgactaggttctaggttgggtcgtgacacaatatatttgaaattttctcCAGAGACTTGTGTATCAAGCCTCACTTATGTTATTCAATCAAGTATTTTGTCTTGATTCTGCTCAACTTGAACCCATTAGACTCTAAGGTCTATCTCCAAACTATGCCATCtgcaaataacatacattttgaatttgtcACTTCAATGCATTCATACCAAGGCAAATATAAATGGGTTAAGGGCTAATCCTTGGTGCAACCCCATTAAAATTGGAAAATGCTCTGATTCTACTCCCACTGTCCTTATATATCCAGATCTTGACTCGATCGTACATATACTTGATCGCCCTAGTAATCTTCACAAGCACAACTCTAGCTTCCACGCATCTCCATAGAACCTCCTTAGGGACTTTGTTGTAAGTTTTTTTGGTCGATGAACACCATGTATAATCTATTCTTTCTTTATCTATACTACCCTACCAGTCTCCTTACCAATGAATGACTTCTATAGACGAGTGTCCTGTAATCCGAACTGGTTCACAGAAATAAACATGGTCCTCCTCACCCTTATCTCCATCACCTTTTTTaaatctttcatattatgatttagCAACTTGATACCCCTATAGTTGTCTCAATTCTAAATGTCACTCTGGTTCTTGCATAATGAAATCATGGTACTCCATATTTATTCTTCGGGCATTATTTtgatctaaaaaaataaaataaataattcaattaGCCACTCTATACCAACCCTGTATGCACTCATTTCACCCGTTTGCACTTCCCTTATGCATCCTACAAATAGCATCCTCAACCTCCTCAACTTTTATACACCTACAACATTCATTATCGTGATATCTCTCTGAGTGCTCCAAGTCCTCCAGCCTGATACATCTGTCTCCCtctttatttagaatttatgaaaatataactACAATCTCCGTTTAATGAGTGTCTCCTCCTAGTGATGGTAATAGAGAGGGATATGGACGGAGCGAGGCAGGTTATGATGTATGTGGAGCGGGACGGGGTGAGAACTCTTACGAATGCAGGGTGGGGCGGGGCAGAgtgaatttaaatatatatttttcaaaattcaagcGAGGTGGGTTGGTTGTGGATTTGGGATAAAAAGTCTTTTAAATTTGCAGATTCACACAAattcgatatcaattttgtaCATGTTTGGGTGCTAGTCATATGATGAgttttaagtaaaaataaaaccGAATGAATTTTTATTAAAACTGTTTTGAATAGCCAAAAAAACTAGAAGGAGGAAAAAATTATCACTACTTgcatttaattttttgtttattaCATCAAATGTAACAATTCAAAACTAcccaaaaaaaatgttattgacATGTttaaaaaagtattataaaattGCATTATAATGCTAGGCTAACATGTTAATTTTAGCGGTTAACAGttaacaaaattaaaatttttaagttaaaaacaAACCTATTATTTGAAACGTTTTTTACAAATTATGTGAGGTGGGTTGGGGGTGGGATAGGGCGGGGCGGGGAGGGGCGAATTTATGCGAGGCGGATTGAAAATAACAAATTATGCTATGTGAGGTTAGGCGATGCGGGGTGGATTGAAATCTTAGCGGGTTTAAGCGGATTTACCTCGCAATTGCTCTGCATTTGCCATCTCCATCTTCCCCTTCAATTATAATCCATATAATctttgaatttaatattttattaaatttatttttaaataaaagtaaattatatatattcatatgtTGGGAAAGACAAACATATGAATACTTCGGTGCACTAACCATCTCATATTTACGCATAATCTCAAAAAAGAGTCACACTTTTAAGGAGCGTGATATAGACATTTTACATTAATGTAAGAATTAGTGGTTGCTTTTACAGCTCGAATCCATATCGCACGAAGACAAGTTATATATTTGATGTGGTACATATTTGACAGAATATACTGATGGTCTCTTAAACTTgtcaataaattttatttagacacTCGAACTACGACATGTTCCAATTGAAGACTTGACATATGATAAAGTCTATCTATTAAACACCTTTTCGactcaaaaattgaataaaaaaaccTTTTATGTGTGCTCTCAAGTGTCAATTATGTAGATAAGTGAACCACTTAAAATATGTCACATTCTTTAGTGATACTCATTAACGCTTATAAGTTGTAAAACTCATGCACGCTTCAACTTATGGTACTATGTAGAATTAAAagagaaatcatattttatgtaACTAATTTATCTACAAAATGGATATTTGTGAACACACccatattttttctaaaaatatgatGCAGAAGTGTGTAATAGAAACAGCTTATTATGTGCTCAGATTTTCAATcgaaaaatatcataatttaaaaatctaAACAAAAATTATTGACAAATTTAACAAGTTATAAGGCATTCCACCAATATTTTAAACACGCCATCAATGTATGGAAATTAAACTTTCTAGAATAATTCAAAACAAATTTTACACTGATCTCATCCAAACCAACAATCCcccccaaaagaagtcaaaagaataacaatgaaaaagaggggaaaaaattagaaaaggaAGGAGAAGTAGCAAACGAATGTCACACTAGTGGTGGCCGAATTGATTGAGCAGAGGATTTTCCTAATATAGAAAATTCTAAGTTTGATATTGTGTACACATATTTTTTGATCGAGCTCATCACATAAAATTCTTCCAAATAGGAAATTCTGAGTTTGATATCGTCTGCATATATTTCTGGATCGAGCTCATCACACCAACTTTGCTTAGTGTGATTCCTCCTTACCAAGTATGAGTAGGAAAACtactcataattttttttccttttcaaattAGCTCACTGGTTTTGTCCATGGCTATTTTGAGATTCTCCATGGCTCATTTCTCTAACCTCAATCACTACTTCTTCTTTCTCCTTCTCATCATCTAATTCTTCACTTTCCTTCTCCAACTTCTTCTCAAATTGATTCAAATCACTTCCATCCCCCAAAACAGAGCTTTTACTCAACACAGGGGTAGCCAAAAAACTCGGCCTCAAATCTCCCGCCATTATCACAACAATCTTCTCTTCAAACACTGGCATCGCCTTTACAATTCCGGTCGCCGGTTTTTCACCGGCACCGGACTCAGGATCTACTTCGGAATCGTTATCAATTTCGTCGTTTTCTCTCAAATGACCGGAGAGTTTCCAGTAAGAACAAGCTAAAATTAGAAGAGCGAAAGCTATTAATCCTAACATAGCTGCTAGGCCACCGAAGAGATACGGTACCGGAGAATGCCATGGCGATCTCTGTACCATCGCCGGCGGCGAAAATGTAGTTTTTACTGTTGATTTTGATTGTTCGAATTTTGATGTGATTGTAGAGAAGCCAATTTCTGTTCtcatttttctaattttgtttGAAATTTTTCTTCTTTGGAAAGTTTAGTGGAAACTGAGAggtgttttttttcctttttttttctgtgCTTGAGAAGTGCAGACTGGTGAATGTGTATTTATAAGAGGGAGAAGAGGTGGAAAGGAGAAAAGTTGAAAACTCCTAAAAGGGCAAATGTTTTTTCTTGGgccaataaaaattataatggagtgataaatattttttgattagTTATCTTGAGTTTGAACTGTGTTGGATATGTATCGCATTTGATTATAGTGTTATTATTAGTCCAAATGAAATACTATTTTCTTTGCTAACACAAAAAGTAAAAAGAAGTTAGTTGCGGGCTTCGGTAGTCGTAAAATACACATATAGTGAATTTTAGAAATTGATTTGTGAATCGTGGTGATGGGCCATGTAATGCTTAGTTCAACAGAGCGATTGTTGAGTGTGCAAACAAAGTTTCATATAGATAGTTGAAA
The genomic region above belongs to Solanum dulcamara chromosome 5, daSolDulc1.2, whole genome shotgun sequence and contains:
- the LOC129890369 gene encoding protein GLUTAMINE DUMPER 1-like; the protein is MRTEIGFSTITSKFEQSKSTVKTTFSPPAMVQRSPWHSPVPYLFGGLAAMLGLIAFALLILACSYWKLSGHLRENDEIDNDSEVDPESGAGEKPATGIVKAMPVFEEKIVVIMAGDLRPSFLATPVLSKSSVLGDGSDLNQFEKKLEKESEELDDEKEKEEVVIEVREMSHGESQNSHGQNQ